In Macadamia integrifolia cultivar HAES 741 chromosome 12, SCU_Mint_v3, whole genome shotgun sequence, the following are encoded in one genomic region:
- the LOC122058398 gene encoding flagellar radial spoke protein 5-like yields the protein MAASLYHPLRDLNLKHINTKSRTGSKTRKLFRSSFRCKKVTEDRRTIVKYGKDSLDICRVVNGMWQTSGGWGRIDRDNAVDAMLRYADAGLTTFDMADIYGPAEDLYGIFINRVRRERPPELLEQARGLTKWVPSPVKMTSSFVRDSINVSLKRMDVASLDMLQFHWWDYSNPAYLDALKHLTDLKEEGKIKTVALTNFDTERLQIILENGIPVVSNQVQHSIIDMRPQQRMSELCELYGVKLITYGTVLGGLLSEKFLDTNLSIPFAGPPLNTPSLQKYKRMVDAWGGWSLFQTLLQTLKKVATKHGVSIATVAVRYILDQPSVAGSMIGVRLGLSEHIQDANAVLSLVLDEDDVNSIQEVSKKGKDLLRVIGDCGDEYRRA from the exons ATGGCAGCGTCCCTGTACCATCCCTTGAGGGATCTCAACCTCAAACACATCAATACAAAATCCAGAACAGGTTCCAAAACTCGGAAACTCTTTAGGAGTTCGTTTCGTTGCAAGAAAGTCACTGAAGACCGGCGAACCATAGTGAAGTATGGAAAGGATTCCTTGGATATATGCAGGGTCGTGAATGGGATGTGGCAGACGAGCGGCGGTTGGGGCAGAATCGATAGAGACAATGCCGTCGACGCAATGCTTCGATATGCCGACGCCGGCCTCACCACTTTCGACATGGCTGATATCT ATGGTCCTGCAGAAGATCTCTATGGTATTTTCATCAATAGAGTTCGTCGAGAGAGACCACCAGAGTTATTGGAACAGGCTAGAGG TCTTACAAAATGGGTGCCGAGTCCAGTTAAGATGACAAGTAGCTTTGTTAGGGACAGCATCAATGTTTCACTGAAAAGAATGGATGTTGCTTCCTTGGACATGCTTCAGTTTCACTG GTGGGATTACTCCAACCCAGCTTACCTTGATGCACTAAAACACCTTACTGATCTAAAAGAAGAAG GTAAAATCAAGACAGTGGCTTTGACAAACTTTGATACTGAAAGGTTACAAATAATCCTGGAAAATGGGATTCCTGTTGTTAGCAATCAG GTGCAACATTCTATTATTGACATGCGTCCTCAACAAAGAATGTCTGAATTGTGTGAACTTTATGGAGTTAAACTCAtaac GTATGGCACAGTGTTGGGTGGTCTCTTGTCTGAGAAGTTCCTCGATACCAACTTATCAATTCCTTTTGCTGGGCCTCCATTAAATACTCCCTCACTCCAGAAATACAAAAGG ATGGTTGATGCTTGGGGAGGGTGGAGTCTCTTCCAAACTCTGCTTCAAACACTAAAGAAGGTAGCCACTAAACATGGGGTCTCAATTGCAACTGTTGCTGTTAGATACATCCTAGATCAG CCATCAGTGGCAGGATCAATGATAGGAGTTCGGCTTGGTCTCTCTGAACATATCCAAGATGCAAATGCTGTATTGTCACTTGTTCTTGATGAGGATGATGTAAACAGTATCCAAGAAGTATCAAAGAAAGGTAAAGATCTGTTAAGAGTAATTGGTGACTGCGGGGATGAATATAGGCGTGCGTGA